The proteins below are encoded in one region of Streptomyces ficellus:
- a CDS encoding GNAT family N-acetyltransferase: protein MSTTLSLGTFTFRPLDPLSDGELVHGWVTHPKAGFWMMQNHSVADVEREYMAIAANEHHDAFIGMRDGEPAFLMERYDPSKVELVGLYEARPGDVGMHFLVAPTDTPVHGFTRAVITAVMEELFRDPATERVVVEPDVRNAAVHALNEAVGFEIVEKIAKPEKDAYLSVCTREQFRAAIGAAR, encoded by the coding sequence ATGAGCACCACCCTGTCCCTCGGGACCTTCACCTTCCGCCCCCTCGACCCCCTCAGTGACGGCGAGCTGGTCCACGGGTGGGTGACCCACCCCAAGGCCGGGTTCTGGATGATGCAGAACCACTCCGTCGCGGACGTCGAGCGCGAGTACATGGCCATCGCCGCCAACGAGCACCACGACGCCTTCATCGGCATGCGCGACGGCGAGCCCGCGTTCCTCATGGAGCGGTACGACCCGTCGAAGGTCGAGCTGGTCGGGCTGTACGAGGCCAGGCCCGGCGACGTCGGCATGCACTTCCTGGTCGCCCCGACCGACACGCCCGTCCACGGCTTCACCCGCGCCGTGATCACCGCCGTGATGGAGGAGCTGTTCCGCGACCCGGCGACCGAGCGGGTCGTCGTCGAGCCCGACGTGCGCAACGCCGCCGTCCACGCGCTGAACGAGGCCGTCGGTTTCGAGATAGTCGAGAAGATAGCCAAGCCGGAGAAGGACGCCTACCTGAGCGTCTGCACCCGTGAGCAGTTCCGCGCGGCGATCGGGGCCGCCCGATGA
- a CDS encoding lysine N(6)-hydroxylase/L-ornithine N(5)-oxygenase family protein, with translation MSTPRDIHDFIGIGLGPFNLGLACLTEPIDELTGVFLESKPHFEWHAGMFLEGAHLQTPFMSDLVTLADPTSPYSFLQYLKENGRLYSFYIRENFYPLRTEYNDYCRWAAGKLTSIRFSTTVETVEYDDADELYTVRTTTGETFRSRRLVLGTGTPPYIPEACQGLEGDFIHNSRYLPNKEALQKKKTITLVGSGQSAAEIYYDLLSEIDVHGYRLNWVTRSPRFFPLEYTKLTLEMTSPEYVDYFHALPEATRYRLETQQKGLFKGIDGELIDAIFDLLYQKNLGGPVPTRLLTNVSLGSASYENGTYTLGLRQEEQGKDFEIETDGLILATGYKYVTPAFLNPVKDRIRWDGQGRFDVARNYSIDTTGNGIFLQNAGVHTHSITSPDLGMGAYRNAYIIGELLGSEYYPVEKSIAFQEFAV, from the coding sequence ACGGGCGTCTTCCTGGAGTCCAAGCCGCACTTCGAGTGGCACGCCGGGATGTTCCTGGAGGGCGCGCACCTCCAGACGCCGTTCATGTCGGACCTCGTCACCCTCGCCGACCCGACGTCGCCGTACTCCTTCCTCCAGTACCTCAAGGAGAACGGCCGGCTCTACTCGTTCTACATCCGCGAGAACTTCTACCCGCTGCGGACCGAGTACAACGACTACTGCCGCTGGGCCGCCGGCAAGCTGACCAGCATCCGCTTCTCCACCACGGTCGAGACGGTCGAGTACGACGACGCGGACGAGCTGTACACGGTCCGCACCACCACCGGAGAAACGTTCCGCTCCCGTCGCCTCGTGCTGGGCACCGGCACCCCGCCGTACATCCCGGAGGCCTGCCAGGGCCTGGAGGGCGACTTCATCCACAACTCGCGCTACCTGCCGAACAAGGAAGCGCTCCAGAAGAAGAAGACGATCACGCTGGTCGGCAGCGGCCAGAGCGCGGCGGAGATCTACTACGACCTGCTGAGCGAGATCGACGTCCACGGCTACCGGCTGAACTGGGTCACCCGCTCCCCCCGGTTCTTCCCGCTGGAGTACACCAAGCTCACGCTGGAGATGACCTCGCCGGAGTACGTGGACTACTTCCACGCCCTGCCCGAGGCCACCCGCTACCGCCTGGAGACGCAGCAGAAGGGCCTGTTCAAGGGCATCGACGGCGAGCTGATCGACGCGATCTTCGACCTGCTGTACCAGAAGAACCTCGGCGGCCCGGTCCCCACCCGGCTGCTCACCAACGTCTCGCTCGGCAGCGCGTCGTACGAGAACGGCACGTACACGCTCGGGCTGCGCCAGGAGGAGCAGGGCAAGGACTTCGAGATCGAGACCGACGGCCTGATCCTCGCCACCGGCTACAAGTACGTCACGCCCGCGTTCCTGAACCCCGTGAAGGACCGCATCCGCTGGGACGGCCAGGGCCGCTTCGACGTGGCCCGCAACTACTCCATCGACACCACCGGCAACGGCATCTTCCTCCAGAACGCCGGGGTGCACACCCACTCGATCACCAGCCCCGACCTGGGCATGGGCGCCTATCGCAACGCGTACATCATCGGCGAGCTGCTGGGCTCCGAGTACTACCCCGTCGAGAAGTCGATCGCTTTCCAGGAGTTCGCGGTATGA